The Brevibacillus choshinensis genome includes the window TCAAAAGTATGAGACTGGTTTTTTGCTTTTGGAAAAATCTGTTCTGCTACATCTGATCTGTTCTGCTCTTTCCGATTTATGATGAGAGAGAGGAGGATTCAAATATGTCTGAGTATATGGTTTTTGCTTTGGCCTTTGCTGCATCTGCTGCTTCACCTGGCCCTGAAATAGCGGGGCTCCTGTCCAGGGCTCTGTCCGGTGGTGTATTCGCGAGTTTCACTCTCGCCCTCGGGATTATTCTCGGCAAACTGCTCATGCTTACTGCTGCTGTTCTGGGCCTCACAGCTCTTGTAGAGGTCCTCGGCCCCATGTTCATTGTGTTGAAATTTTGTGGAGTCGTCTATCTTGTCTGGCTAGGTATTAAGAAATGGAAAAACGCCGGAAGGATGCTGGCAGTCAATGAGAAACCAAAACCTGTCAACGCCATAGTGGACATCGGTCTTGGCCTGACAATGACTCTGTCAAATCCCATCGCCATCTTGTTTTATATAGCGCTTCTTCCAGGGGTCATTAATATCTCTGGTTTAACACTGAACAGCTACGCCCTATTGTGTACCATTATCATTTGTGTGATGACCTGCATAGTGGTCGGTTATGGGATCATGGCAGAGGT containing:
- a CDS encoding LysE family translocator, producing MSEYMVFALAFAASAASPGPEIAGLLSRALSGGVFASFTLALGIILGKLLMLTAAVLGLTALVEVLGPMFIVLKFCGVVYLVWLGIKKWKNAGRMLAVNEKPKPVNAIVDIGLGLTMTLSNPIAILFYIALLPGVINISGLTLNSYALLCTIIICVMTCIVVGYGIMAEVVRKLFSSANSKALMDRLAGAMMIGAGILIAIR